TCTTGCGTAGAGATTGGTTGATCGAGCGAAGGACAGAGGTTGTTTGCCTGAAAGTTTTCAATCCGCAATTAAGAGATCGAAACGTTGCCATTAGAAGTGCAGGCAGGCGGGCACagtttgttaataactttttcttgTGAGATAGCCAAATCAGCAGTCCCGAAGAGGGAAGATTGCGGAGCAAGATTCctctttttgaaagaattaaccTCCAAACTCTAGGAGTGGGAGTCTTATCGTTGAAGGAAGAACAGAAGGCCTTCCagcttttccttttttctttttttagcaaCTTATGACTCTGTCTTTGGACCGCGAGATATTCGCGAAGATTCTCGATAGAAGTTGAGCGTCTATAAACGTCTAGGGCGGCTTTTCTTTTTGCGATCGCGTCTTTGCAATTCTCATTCTACCAAGGAAGAGGTTTAGAGTTTCTTGCTTTAGAGATCCTAGGGAATCTTTTGTTTGGAAGGATAAATTTGTTGACCAGACTGCAAATGTGTGAAAAGAACTGGCGAAAATCTTTAACTGGATTTGAGGGAGAACGAACATCCCCGAGACATCGTTCAGGAAGAGCCATAGAGCTGCATAATTGACTGAACATCTTAATTTGTGAGTCGTTAAGAGCAAGCTTATAAGAAAACCTACCTATAGAAGTGGCCTCCATGCTGACTTCAACATAAACCGGGAAGTGGTCATTGCCCCAACAATCACCCCCGGACCTTGGAGAAACACCAGACAGCTAGTTGTGGAGAGGCAATGCTTAAGTCAATAATGTTTGCACCCCTGGACCTGTCCTGCATGAGAGTGATAAGAAAAGTGGAGCTGTTTTCATTAAGCACGACGAAATTTTCGTTTTCTAAAACAGAGGCCAAAATTTTGCTTACGCTGTCCTCGAAATTACAATGCCAGAAACTGTGGTGTGCATTTATATCGCCTAAAACCAGCACGTACGGGTACGAATGTTGAAGACGAAATATATCAGCCCAAACGGCTGCTGGTGTCCTCTGAGAGGGTCCTCTGAGAGGGGTGCCTATAAACATTAACAAGTAAGATATCTTTATTGTGAAATTTGACAGATATGCCCAATAATTCAAGAGAAGAGTGTGACAAATAATCTAAGTTTACGGATAGGAGCAAGCTAGGTGATTGCGAACTAAAGTGCAAACGCCGCTGCTACTTTGAGCAGCAATGTCTCTTCTGAATATTTGGAATTCCTTGCATGAAAAATAAGTATGATTTTTAAGCGGAGATTCCTGTATGCAGACAACGTCTGCATTGAGAAGATAAGGAAGAGTGATGGCGAGCTTGTCTTTGAGACCCTTACAATTCTAATGAATTATGCGAAATTCCATGAAAAATTGAAAGCAAGTGtcagaaagaaagaataaattaataaaaatgcgtACGTGTGCGAATTACACAGAATTATTGGTCccataatcttttatttattcgttCGTTTAGTTAGAATATCCTGTAGAAACCGCTACAACTCTCATATTAACAATGTCTCTCCTAGTAATTTAAGGATGTTCCAGTGGAACTGCCAGAGTTTAAGAAGCAAGCTACCTTTTCTTCAGGCCCAAGCTGAATTGTTCGATATATTATGTATCCAGGAAACCATTCTTTATGAGGACTCCACTTTCGCTCTCAAAGGTTTCCAGACTGTTAGAAAGGATGTTGTAAATCAGGGCAAGAGAGAGATTTGTATACTCATAAAAAACAACCTAGCTTACTCTGAAGTTCTATCGAAGGATGTTAGATGTGACTAGGATCAATTTCAGAGGATAAACGCTCAcagttcgacacagtccaacttttagcaaaacgacgctgaaatttaaatattatattccaaattaattatcttccaaaagtgaatatataaaaaaaaaattatgactgaaaggttaaatcaatcgacatcatctgaaaatacaaacgaagttaatatatattatatacatatagtaagcatacttttaggctaggttgctttttgttttttatttatgttagatagctttatttgttatattatgttaataacTGTGTCTTTaatattgtaggaaattctgttatacttctgttataccctcatatacttgtggtgtgtgcaaaacaattgtttgtaccatacaagaaagtgaagaaatatatcggcactcttgtatggagggatataatgaatgttacatagataaaaattcatattatttttatcctaaaagcggtaaatacattagtaacaattttggcccgatgcaaaaaagaaactgtgctcattacgatttacaaaaatcggagctaccaaaaacttttttttttatctatttctttttctttttttaacaaatacattgcagcaattgcagcagctatacgtcgtcttctaatttcagctataactgccactgtgtgtttataatattttacaaactcgatatattgattataatattccaactctatttttgcggttatgtcagattatgtacttagcaattgccgcttttaacgctgctttgcgatGCGGTGGAGTTGGGTGGAGAAagagtaaaacgccagcttttattcgctacatgaaaaggatagaggcgatagcgtttagctttttaacgctgctttgcgttgcgattgagtgggggtaaaacgccagcttttactcgctgcgtgaaattgcacctttaaagggaaaaagtttcatgatcgacccccaagAAATAAACACGAAACAAACGGTAATTCGGAACGACTTTCTATGCGCTCTACGCACTTCAAGCGTAATTCGGAACGCACCCTATATTCATCTGTCAAATAATCTCAAATTatctgtattaaattaatataaataatttataaatttgatacgaaaattaattatctaatttgatattagatattatttagaCATTATGCAGTGTCAGTGTGAAAACTTCAATACTCCATGCATATTTGTACATAGTGATGTTGGAAATTTTCATGATGCACTTATTATTGAACAAACAATGAGTTGTAAAAGTGCAGCATCTGCTGGTTATCAAAGTTTATTAAGTGGCGCAAGTTCTGTACAAGCTGTAGAAATTGCATTACGATGGTTAGAATGTGATGAATTCTTTAATTGTGGTTATGGATCGGTTTTAAACAATATaggtataataataatataaaattattaattgctttaaaatacatatataataaagcataattatatacaatatcatGTTGCACAAAATAGGAAATATACAAATGGATGCATGCATAGTAGATGGTTTTAAATCGGAATGTGGATCTGTAGCTGCTATATCAGATGTAGAGCATCCAATATCTCTTGCTAGatatgttttgaataattttcctGATTCCATCATAGTAGGGGAAGGTGCAAGAAAATTAACAgaatatgcaaaattaaattggtTGCCAAAAGGAAATATGACAGCACCTATGGCATATATAGCTTATAATAAATCGGAAGAAATAGACAATTCCAATATTAATTTGGATATTGACGATCATtacttattagaaatattagCAAGTAAATTGTagatataatatttcagaatgtcattttcatatttattataatcttctaagaaaaatgttgtcgatacatgatttttatttacatagataGTAGAAGCACAGTCAGCTGTATAGCTTATGATGGATATGCCATTGCTGCAGGCGTTACAAGTGgtggtttaaacaaaaaattagtgGGCAGCGTAAGCAACTCTTCTGTTCTGGGTTGCAGTATATATGCTAATCAAAATGTAGGATGTTCTCTAACAGGTTGTGGAGAGTCTATTATGAAACTTGGTTTATCAAGGATCATTATCAGCGATATTGAACGAGGATGTTCCTTacaaaaagctttaaaaaaaaatctcaattttatgTCAACTAGATATAATTATCCTTTTGGGGGTATTGTATTTAAGAAACCTGGAGaatgg
The Solenopsis invicta isolate M01_SB chromosome 16, UNIL_Sinv_3.0, whole genome shotgun sequence genome window above contains:
- the LOC105201073 gene encoding isoaspartyl peptidase/L-asparaginase, with product MQCQCENFNTPCIFVHSDVGNFHDALIIEQTMSCKSAASAGYQSLLSGASSVQAVEIALRWLECDEFFNCGYGSVLNNIGNIQMDACIVDGFKSECGSVAAISDVEHPISLARYVLNNFPDSIIVGEGARKLTEYAKLNWLPKGNMTAPMAYIAYNKSEEIDNSNINLDIDDHYLLEILASKL
- the LOC120359840 gene encoding isoaspartyl peptidase/L-asparaginase-like; this encodes MIFIYIDSRSTVSCIAYDGYAIAAGVTSGGLNKKLVGSVSNSSVLGCSIYANQNVGCSLTGCGESIMKLGLSRIIISDIERGCSLQKALKKNLNFMSTRYNYPFGGIVFKKPGEWNIYFTSHKMPHAIIINNCVTFGSDLGENNVEKYTECHKYIPCTCNYPFVNNIILQFINF